Proteins found in one Lycium ferocissimum isolate CSIRO_LF1 chromosome 6, AGI_CSIRO_Lferr_CH_V1, whole genome shotgun sequence genomic segment:
- the LOC132060664 gene encoding egg cell-secreted protein 1.1-like codes for MKNNLMILKVVLLLTLVSWINILHARPLTTHKFSTTLLTRLKLQDEEGSTPCWESLFELQACTGEIMLFFINGETYLGQDCCGAIRTIERQCWPSMLGSLGFTSEEGDILHGYCDASDSRSTPEIPSSPNLAP; via the coding sequence ATGAAGAATAATCTCATGATCCTCAAAGTTGTGCTACTACTTACCCTAGTTTCATGGATTAATATTCTCCATGCTCGACCTTTAACCACACATAAATTTAGTACTACACTTTTGACACGTTTAAAATTACAAGATGAAGAAGGGTCAACGCCGTGTTGGGAATCATTGTTCGAGCTCCAAGCGTGCACGGGAGAAATCATGCTCTTCTTCATTAATGGTGAAACCTACCTAGGTCAAGATTGTTGTGGTGCCATAAGAACTATCGAACGCCAATGTTGGCCATCTATGCTTGGTTCTCTTGGATTCACATCTGAAGAAGGTGATATTCTACATGGATATTGTGATGCTAGTGACTCTAGGTCAACCCCAGAGATACCATCATCTCCTAATTTGGCTCCATAA
- the LOC132060665 gene encoding fasciclin-like arabinogalactan protein 19, whose translation MANSLLLTLFLIFSVISAVNSKIPSTNTTINSTIIPKIPSTTPHELDTLLRALRYNGFPLFSNAIATSDIQFQILTSHVTIFAPRDHFLYTLDMATDADAYVAALKSHVIPSRHLTIADLSNVTSPYLETLLPHYSILIGKSESDEGFVVSVDGVRVSDPDLYVGSRFVVHGLDGILLTGFNMYEDTIGEMGKGFFAHEKVKNGGFARVVRKQRKLQYRRVWKSNYSVKRSNYGGVSGEDDF comes from the coding sequence ATGGCTAACTCACTACTCCTTACTCTCTTCCTCATCTTCTCCGTCATCTCCGCCGTCAATTCCAAAATACCCTCCACTAACACCACCATCAATTCCACAATAATACCCAAAATACCCTCCACTACCCCACATGAACTTGACACTCTCCTTCGAGCATTAAGATACAACGGTTTCCCACTCTTTAGCAACGCAATCGCCACGTCAGACATCCAGTTCCAAATCCTCACCAGCCACGTCACTATATTCGCACCAAGAGATCATTTCCTCTACACACTCGATATGGCTACAGATGCAGATGCTTACGTGGCAGCTTTAAAATCACACGTCATACCTTCACGCCACCTCACCATTGCTGACCTCAGCAACGTTACTTCGCCATATCTTGAAACACTTCTTCCACATTACAGTATTTTGATTGGGAAGAGTGAAAGTGATGAGGGTTTTGTAGTTAGTGTTGATGGGGTTAGGGTTTCGGATCCGGATCTTTATGTCGGGTCAAGATTTGTAGTGCATGGGTTAGATGGGATACTATTGACTGGGTTTAATATGTATGAGGATACAATTGGTGAAATGGGAAAAGGGTTTTTTGCTCATGAGAAAGTGAAGAATGGTGGGTTTGCAAGAGTTGTCaggaaacaaaggaaattgCAGTATCGAAGGGTTTGGAAGAGTAATTACAGTGTTAAGCGCAGTAATTACGGTGGTGTTAGTGGTGAAGATGATTTCTAG
- the LOC132060663 gene encoding egg cell-secreted protein 1.4-like, with amino-acid sequence MALKCCTFFLIMLTGSITNAREIPTVPRLDEANQGNIMECWNALAEIKSCTNEIVAYFTIGTIDIDLPCCQAISVITHHCWPSMLSTLGFTPEETNMLRGFCDASASGAPNNNVSSNSGPAPSPLLAGNE; translated from the coding sequence ATGGCTTTGAAATGTTGCACTTTCTTCTTAATCATGTTAACTGGTTCAATAACAAATGCTAgagaaataccaacagtgccaaGACTTGATGAAGCAAATCAAGGAAATATAATGGAGTGTTGGAATGCACTTGCGgagataaaatcatgcacaaATGAGATAGTTGCTTACTTCACAATTGGGACAATTGATATTGACTTGCCTTGTTGCCAAGCAATTTCTGTCATCACACATCATTGTTGGCCTAGTATGCTCAGTACACTTGGGTTCACTCCTGAAGAAACTAATATGTTGAGAGGTTTTTGTGATGCTTCTGCTTCTGGAGCTCCTAATAATAATGTTTCATCTAATTCTGGTCCTGCTCCATCTCCATTATTGGCTGGAAATGAGTGA